The segment ACAGGCTGGTGAGCGTGACGGTGAGCAGGACGGCGACGATGACGCCCAGCGAGGCCAGGGTGGGGATCTCCGGGACCCACGCCCACAGGCCGTGCGCCCAGTGCAGCACCAGCTTGACGCCGATGAGCGCCAGGATGGCGGCCAGGCCGTAGTTGAGGTGGCGCAGCTTGGTGAGCGCGCCGCGCAGCACGAAGTACAGGGCACGCAGGCCCAGCAGCGCGAAGGCGTTGGTGGCGAAGACCAGGAAGGGGTCCTCGGTCACCCCGTACACGGCGGGCACCGAGTCGACGGCGAAGACGATGTCGGTGGCGAACACCGCCACGGTGGCCAGGGCCAGCGGAGTGATCGCCAGGCGGCCCTGCTCGCGCACCACCAGCCGGAACCCGCGGTAGTCGCCGGTGACGGGGACGAAGCGGCGCAGCAGCCGTACGCTGCGCATGGAGGAGACGTCGACCTCCTGGTCGTCCCCCTTCACCACCTTTACCGCGGTGGCGATCAGGACCGCCCCGAACAGCAGGAACGCCCACGTCCCGCTCTGCAGCGCCGCGGCTCCCAGCGCGATGAAGACCGCCCGCAGCACCAGTGCCCCGATGATGCCGTACAGCAGCACCCGCTGGGTCAGCTCCCGCGGCACCGCGAACGCCGTCAGCAGCAGCATGAACACGAACAGGTTGTCCACCGACAGCGACTTCTCCACCACGTACCCGGTGAAGAAGTCGACCGCCGTGCCGGTGCCGAAGGCGCCCCACAGGTACGCGCAGAAGCCCACCGGCAGCACCAGGTAGAAGGCGGACCAGGCCACAGCCTCGCGCATGTGCACGTCGTGCGGGCGCCGGGTCAGCACGACGTCGATCCCCAGCAGCAGGACCAGGCCGGCCACAGTGATCGCCCACAAGCCGGGTGACGCGATGGTGCCCTGATCGGGCGCAACCAGAAGTGTCCCCATGGACATGAAACCTCCTCGAACGTGCTCAAGCCGTTCGAGGTCTCCTTCACCCGTGGGTGCGGGCGGCCGTCCGGGGACGCTCGGCTGCGTCCGTACTGACCGGATCGACGCTTGGGAAGTACTCCCCTCGCTTGCCCCACAGTAGGACAAATCCGGCCAACGAGCCACTATGCCGGGAGCACGTAGCGTCCGCACTTCGAGACAGTGAGTATATTTGGCTCTTGCCAATGATCGGCGCTATGCGTGATGCTTGCAGACCTCTTAAGCGAATCGGCCGAAAGCTCCCAGAGCGCGTCACTCGTGCCGTGACATATGCATCGACGTTGCAAGGGGGCGGCAACCAGAGAGGTAGTTCATCCCCGTGATCAACGGCCCGTGGCCTCAGCAGCCCGCAGAAACCCTGGAGTCGATGTCCCTGGAACCGCTGCTGACCAGGGCGTATGACGCGGACCCCGCACTCGTCCACGAACGGCTGCGCGGCAGGTACGGCCCGGTTGCCCCGCTCGATCTCCTCGGGGTGCCGGTCTGGTTCGTCCTTGGTTACGAGGAGGTCCTCAACGTCCTGCAGAACAAGGGTGGCCTCTGGAGCAAGCGTGTGGACAGGTGGCGGGCGAGCGCGGAGGGCCGGATCCCGGCTGACTGGCCGCTGCTGCCCGTCTTCCAGATCAACAACTCGGCGTTCTCGGAGGGCGCCGCGCAGCGCCGGTTCCGTGCCGCGTGGACGCAGGCGCTGGCGCCGTTCCAGGACCAGTCCCAACCGCAGGCCCAACTGCTGGAGCGGGCGATCGAGCAGTACGCCGACGACCTCATCGGCGTGCTGGCGGAAGGCGGCTCCACGGGGTTCGCGGATCTGGCGGCGCAGTACGCCCGGCCGCTCCCGTTGATGGTCGCCAACCGCATGCTCGGCTTCACCGCCGAGCGCGGCGAGGAGGTGGTCATGGACATCTGGCGGTTGGTCGACGCGGGGCCGGATGCGGCGGCGGCGTTCGAGCGCCTGTACGCGGCCATGACGGAGCTCGCGGCGACCGTGCGGGAACGCCCCGGCGACGACCTGGCCTCGTACATGATGGCGGCCAACCCGGACTTCACGCTGGACGAGCTGGCCCGCGAGCTGCTCATGCTGCCCGGCCTGCTCGACTTCACCGCAAGCCTGGTCTGCAACGTGGTCGTCGAGGTCGTCTCCAACCCCGACGTGCGGGCCAGCCTGTCGGTCGGCGCGATCGACGAGACGGTGAACCGGGTCGCCCTGCTCAACCCGCCCATGGCCAACCTGACCTTCCGTTTCCCGAGGGCGGACGTGAAGATGGGCAACTACACGATCGCCGCGGGCGATGCGGTGATGCTCTCCGTCGCGGGCGCCCACGCCGATCCGCGGTTCTCGGGGGCGCTCGACCGGCAGGCCATCCGCAGCACCCGGGCGCACCTGGCCTGGGGAGCGGGCCCGCACAGCTGCCTGGGGCAGCGGCTGGCGGTTCAGATCGCCACGACCGCCGTGCGCCGCCTCTTCGCCCGGCTCTCCAAGGTCAAGCTGGCGCTCCCGGCCGACCAGCTGCCCTGGCGTCCCTCTCCCTTCATGCGGGCGCTGCGCTCGCTGCCCGTCCAGTACGAGTTCGCCGACAGCTACGTCCCCGCCGTGGGCCGCGGTGCCGACGGCGGCGTACCGGCGGCACATCCGGCGCCGGCGGATGGGGCCGGGCAGCCGGCGTCACGTTCCGGGCTGTGGGGCTTCCTGCGGGGGCTGCGCCGCGGACGATGAGAAGGCGGCCGGTCCCTGGCGCGCCCCGTGGGACCGGCCGGCTCACTCCTCGGCCAGGACGTCGTCGCCGACGATACGGCGGAGCCGGTCGTTGGCCTGCTCGAGCACCGTGAGCGCGATCTCGCGCCACTCCTCGCCCGTCTCGCCCAGGGCCTCCTCGGCCAGCTCCGCCCATGCGCGTTCGATGGCGGGCACCAGCGCGTGGCCGGCCTCCGTGGCCAGGATGCGCACCTGGCGGCGGTCGCCGGGCACCGGCTCCCGCCGGAACCAGCCGCCGCCCTCCAGCCGGGCCAGGGTGCGGGTCGCGGTGGGCGGCTCGATCGAGAGCCGCGCCGCCAGCTCCTTGACGGTCATGCCGTCCGGCTCCTGGGTCAGGAGCCACAGCAGCACATCCTGCCCGGGGTGCAGCCCGATCGCCGCGAGCTTGCGCGCCTTGGCGACGCGGTAGAGCTTGCTCATCTTGTTCAGCGCCCGGTTGATGCGCCCCACTTCACTTGGATCCACACCATCCACCCTACCGGTGTATAGTCGGCTAATAAGTAGTCGGCTAACTATTGGAGATGCTGATGGATCTCGGACTCAACGGCAGGGTCGTGCTGGTCACCGGGGCGTCGGGCGACATCGGCCGCGCGATCGCCAGGGCGTTCGCGGCGGAGGGAGCGCTGGTCGCCGCCGGCTGGCACAGCAACGAGGAGCGGGCGCTCGCCCTCGTCGACTCGATCAACCAGGCGGGCGGGAAGGCGATCACCGTGCGGACCGACCAGCATGACCCCGGGTCGGCGCAGGAGGCGGCGCGCCAGGTCGAGCAGGAGCTCGGCGACGTGGCGGTCCTGGTGGCGAACGCGGTCGCCTGGCCGGTGGCGGCGCCGGAGACGTGGGAGACCCTGACCGGGGGACTCACCGCCAACGTGGCGGGGACGCTCGCACTGGTCGACGCCGTGCTCCCCGGCATGCGGAGCGCCGGATGGGGGCGGCTGGTGCTGATCTCGTCCGATGTGGTGGACCAGCCGCTGCCGGCGGGCGTGGCGTACCCCGCCGCCAAGAGCGCGCTGGAGGCGGCGGCGAAGGTGCTCGCCGTACGGGAGGCCCGGCACGGCATCCTCACCAACGTCGTACGGCCGGGCTTCACGCTGACGGAGAGGGCGCTGACCTGGCCCCAGTTCGGGCAGGAGGCCGTGGACGCCGAGGGGGCGAAGACGCCGACGGGGCGCATCTGCACGCCGGAGGACGTCGCCTCCGCGGTGGCCTATCTGGGTTCGGCCGCGAACGGGCACGCCAACGGCGAGGTGCTCTCGGTGGCGGGCGGGCGGCACCTGACGCGCTAGCCGTACCGGCACCGGGCGGGCCAGGGCGCATATCGCCTGGCCGGATGGGTACGTGGGCCTCCCATGACGCAGACCAGACCGGTGTCGGTCACGCACCGGACCATCGACGTTGACGGGGTGGAGATCTTCTACCGGGAGGCCGGGCCGCCCGACGCGCCCGTCCTCCTGCTGCCGCACGGCTATCCCTGCTCCTCGTACGAATTCCGCAACCTCCTGCCCGCGCTCGGCGACCGTAGGCGGCTGGTGGCGCCCGACCTGCCGGGCTTCGGCTACAGCGGCACGCCCGGCCGCGACCGCTTCTCGGGCGACGACGCTCGAATGGTTCCCCAAGGAGCAGGCGTACCTGCGCGAGCACCGGCCGCCCACGCTGATCGTCTGGGGCCCGCACGACGGCTACATGCCGGAGGGGTCCGCCAGGGCCTACCTCCGCGACCTGCCTGACGCGGAGCTGCATCTGCTCGACGCCGGGCACTGGGCGCTCGAGACCAACCTCGACGAGATCGTCGCGCTCACCCGCGACTTCCTGGATCGCACCCTGTCCTGACCGACGGCACGTGAAGGGGGATCACAGGTCGAGGGCCATGCCGTCGTACGCGGCGGGCAGGTCCGTGTCGGCGAGCCTGGCCAGCATCGACGGGGACATGTGCGTCAGCACCACGCGGTCGGCGCGCAATTCGTCCAGATGCGCGCGCAAGGTCCGGTAGTCGAGGTGGTAGCGGATCGGCCGGTCATAGGTGTAGGACTCGACGGCGAACAGGCTCGCCCCCCGGGCCGCCTCGGCGAGCGCCGGCGTCCATTCGGTGTCGCCGGAGTAGGCGAAGGCCGACTCGTCGTCCTCCACCCGTACGGCCAGCGGCGGCGCACCGCACTCGTGAACGACCTGCCACGCGCGGATCGCCAACCCGTGGAAGTCCGACGGCGACCCGTCCGCGGGCAGCTCGCGCACCTCGACGTCGAAGCGCCGCGTGACCCGGCTGGAGCCGGGATAGAGCGTCTCCATGGCCTGGGTGAGCCGCTCGCCCGTGCCCGCGGGCCCGAACACGTGCAGCGGCTTGGCCCGCCTGCTGAACTGGCCGTCGAGCACGAGGAACGGCAGACCGCCGAAGTGGTCGCCGTGCAGGTGGGAGATCACCACGGCGTCGACCGACTGCGGATCAATGGCCTGGGACTTCAGCGCCGTCAGGCTGGTGGCGCCGCAGTCGACCAGCAACGCGCGGTCGCCGGACGTGACGCTGACGCACGTCTGGAACCTGCCGCCGCTGCCGAACGCGTCCCCACTGCCGACGAAGCGCACCCGCATTCGATGATCGTCGCACGCCCCGACGGCCACCCGCAAAGACCGGCCGCGCGGGCCGGCCCAGGAAGGCTCACGTCCGGCAGAGAAGTACGGCGATGTCGTCCGTACGCTGCTCGACGGCGACCCCCTTGATCAGCGACTCCGCCAGGTCGTGCAGGGGCTCGCCGGTCGAGGGTGTGAAACGCTCGGCCAGTTCGCCGATGGCCTCGCCGAGCCCGACCCCCGGCTCCTCGATGAGGCCGTCGGTGTAGAGGGCCAGGACGGAGCCGGGGGGCAGGGGCAGCTCCGAGGTGGTGTACTCGGCGTCATGCTCCACGCCGAGCAGCAGCCCGGGGGAGTGGTCGAGGATCTGGGTGCGCCAGCCAGGCCGGGCCAGCAGCGGCGGCAGGTGGCCCGCGCTGGCCAGGCAGGCCGTGCGTTTGCGCAGGTCGAGGCTGATGTAGAGGCAGCTGGTGAACCGGTCGGGGGCCAGCTCGCAGAGCAGCCGGTTGGTGTGCGCGAGCACCTCGCCGGGGGTGGCCCCGGCGGTGGCGTGGGCGTGGATGGCGGTGCGCACCTGGCCCATGAGCGCGGCGGCGGTCATGTCGTGGCCCTGCACGTCGCCGATGACGGCTGCGGCCATGGTGCCGCTCAGGCGGATGAGGTCGTAGAAGTCGCCGCCGATGTCCATCCCCGGCATGGCGGGCAGGTAGCGGGCGGCCAGCTCGAGGCCGGGGATCTCGGGCAGCGTACGCGGCAGCAGGCTCTGCTGCAGGCACTGGGCGAGCTGGTGCTTGACGTCGTAGAGCCGGGCCCGCTCGAACGCCTGCGCGATCAGCCCGGCGAGCGCGGTGAGCGTGGCCCGCTCGTCGGCGCTGAACTGGTGCGGGCGGTCGTACGCCAGGATGCACGTGCCGATCGGGTGGCCCGAGGTGACCAGCGGCAGGAACGCCCAGGCCGACATGTCGTCCGAGCGGACCGCGTCCGGATAGGCCCGGCGCAGCTCGTCCCACGTGGAGTAGAACGCCGGCTGGCAGGCGTCGAAGGAGTGGTTGGCCGCATTGGGCAGGATCACGGGACGGCCGTCGAACTCCTCGATGGCCGCCTTGCTGTAGCCGCGCGAGGCGTCCACGCGCAGCCGGCCGCCCTTCGAGGTGAGGATGCACAGAGCCTGGACGTTGTAGAGCGGCATGACGTGGTCGGCCACCAGGTCGACCACCTCCTGCGCGGTCACCGCCCGGGACAGGGCGGTGGCCAGCTGCAGCATCTCGTGCAGCGCGACCGTCTTCGACGACCGTTCGGCGCAGCCGGCGAGCCGGCCGGGGGCGCGGGCACCCGCACTCGGCGTGATGCGCATGGAGATCCCGGTCAGGCCGGGGAAGAGACGGA is part of the Nonomuraea helvata genome and harbors:
- a CDS encoding TerC/Alx family metal homeostasis membrane protein — protein: MGTLLVAPDQGTIASPGLWAITVAGLVLLLGIDVVLTRRPHDVHMREAVAWSAFYLVLPVGFCAYLWGAFGTGTAVDFFTGYVVEKSLSVDNLFVFMLLLTAFAVPRELTQRVLLYGIIGALVLRAVFIALGAAALQSGTWAFLLFGAVLIATAVKVVKGDDQEVDVSSMRSVRLLRRFVPVTGDYRGFRLVVREQGRLAITPLALATVAVFATDIVFAVDSVPAVYGVTEDPFLVFATNAFALLGLRALYFVLRGALTKLRHLNYGLAAILALIGVKLVLHWAHGLWAWVPEIPTLASLGVIVAVLLTVTLTSLYADRHAAPAPEGGDDAGSPEPEPADTRRDT
- a CDS encoding cytochrome P450: MSLEPLLTRAYDADPALVHERLRGRYGPVAPLDLLGVPVWFVLGYEEVLNVLQNKGGLWSKRVDRWRASAEGRIPADWPLLPVFQINNSAFSEGAAQRRFRAAWTQALAPFQDQSQPQAQLLERAIEQYADDLIGVLAEGGSTGFADLAAQYARPLPLMVANRMLGFTAERGEEVVMDIWRLVDAGPDAAAAFERLYAAMTELAATVRERPGDDLASYMMAANPDFTLDELARELLMLPGLLDFTASLVCNVVVEVVSNPDVRASLSVGAIDETVNRVALLNPPMANLTFRFPRADVKMGNYTIAAGDAVMLSVAGAHADPRFSGALDRQAIRSTRAHLAWGAGPHSCLGQRLAVQIATTAVRRLFARLSKVKLALPADQLPWRPSPFMRALRSLPVQYEFADSYVPAVGRGADGGVPAAHPAPADGAGQPASRSGLWGFLRGLRRGR
- a CDS encoding MarR family transcriptional regulator: MDPSEVGRINRALNKMSKLYRVAKARKLAAIGLHPGQDVLLWLLTQEPDGMTVKELAARLSIEPPTATRTLARLEGGGWFRREPVPGDRRQVRILATEAGHALVPAIERAWAELAEEALGETGEEWREIALTVLEQANDRLRRIVGDDVLAEE
- a CDS encoding SDR family NAD(P)-dependent oxidoreductase — translated: MDLGLNGRVVLVTGASGDIGRAIARAFAAEGALVAAGWHSNEERALALVDSINQAGGKAITVRTDQHDPGSAQEAARQVEQELGDVAVLVANAVAWPVAAPETWETLTGGLTANVAGTLALVDAVLPGMRSAGWGRLVLISSDVVDQPLPAGVAYPAAKSALEAAAKVLAVREARHGILTNVVRPGFTLTERALTWPQFGQEAVDAEGAKTPTGRICTPEDVASAVAYLGSAANGHANGEVLSVAGGRHLTR
- a CDS encoding alpha/beta fold hydrolase, with the translated sequence MTQTRPVSVTHRTIDVDGVEIFYREAGPPDAPVLLLPHGYPCSSYEFRNLLPALGDRRRLVAPDLPGFGYSGTPGRDRFSGDDARMVPQGAGVPARAPAAHADRLGPARRLHAGGVRQGLPPRPA
- a CDS encoding alpha/beta hydrolase, with amino-acid sequence MREHRPPTLIVWGPHDGYMPEGSARAYLRDLPDAELHLLDAGHWALETNLDEIVALTRDFLDRTLS
- a CDS encoding MBL fold metallo-hydrolase; the protein is MRVRFVGSGDAFGSGGRFQTCVSVTSGDRALLVDCGATSLTALKSQAIDPQSVDAVVISHLHGDHFGGLPFLVLDGQFSRRAKPLHVFGPAGTGERLTQAMETLYPGSSRVTRRFDVEVRELPADGSPSDFHGLAIRAWQVVHECGAPPLAVRVEDDESAFAYSGDTEWTPALAEAARGASLFAVESYTYDRPIRYHLDYRTLRAHLDELRADRVVLTHMSPSMLARLADTDLPAAYDGMALDL
- a CDS encoding SpoIIE family protein phosphatase, coding for MTGARRAEAAQGNVAPPSRSSRLDELLIDAVASTGAHIGATYLMDEDGTVLRMDAHLGLPALIARAWARIRTNDPVPIAMTVRRRRLLWLAGLEDLARMSPAAALSLPYHFAVAGSPICSGDTVWGGFLLLWPGGRVARLSQHQLDLIEDVTARMAGVLQEAAEQGRPIRPEPQPRALDLRPEADPKADLVALDCLNRLPEGYCSLDTEGHVTLLTAAAADLLRSSTSELLGRRLWDALPWMDDPAYVDRYRAAVVGSQETHFTAHNPAGQQLSFRLFPGLTGISMRITPSAGARAPGRLAGCAERSSKTVALHEMLQLATALSRAVTAQEVVDLVADHVMPLYNVQALCILTSKGGRLRVDASRGYSKAAIEEFDGRPVILPNAANHSFDACQPAFYSTWDELRRAYPDAVRSDDMSAWAFLPLVTSGHPIGTCILAYDRPHQFSADERATLTALAGLIAQAFERARLYDVKHQLAQCLQQSLLPRTLPEIPGLELAARYLPAMPGMDIGGDFYDLIRLSGTMAAAVIGDVQGHDMTAAALMGQVRTAIHAHATAGATPGEVLAHTNRLLCELAPDRFTSCLYISLDLRKRTACLASAGHLPPLLARPGWRTQILDHSPGLLLGVEHDAEYTTSELPLPPGSVLALYTDGLIEEPGVGLGEAIGELAERFTPSTGEPLHDLAESLIKGVAVEQRTDDIAVLLCRT